Proteins encoded within one genomic window of Esox lucius isolate fEsoLuc1 chromosome 12, fEsoLuc1.pri, whole genome shotgun sequence:
- the tfe3a gene encoding transcription factor E3a isoform X8 codes for MTSRVLMRQELMRQQAQDQERREAQQQASSAQQRSTDSSPAISMATGHPGARPPPAQVPVEVLKVQTHLENPTKYHIQASQRQQVKHYLSSTLGNKLTSQTMGASPSPQSGSAPELQPAASSTPSSPLAVLSLTSNKEEMEDVIDDIMSLQSSLNDDFFTLIDSGLQLPSTEQQHDNKRNKMIELPVSGNLLDVYHTAGVTAPNITVSNSCPADVPNVKTELTGTEVEAKAMMKERQKKDNHNQIERRRRFNINDRIKELGALIPKSSDPPPCYGDREMRWNKGTILKASVDYIRRLQKDQQRAKEMETKQKKLEHSNRSLLLRIQELEMQARLHGISTPASSSLGSSSSHLSISQSMDPSTGDVLSKTLLSLGGGSGLQAASSFMSPPPSASPVGLMNMASPLDLDSLSFSELDDPSTRAFHSSLLPDMGLGDILMDDAGMGMSPVGGHDPLLSSVSPGASKTSSRRSSFSMEEDL; via the exons ATGACGTCACGGGTGTTGATGAGGCAGGAGCTAATGAGGCAACAGGCCCAGgaccaggagaggagagaggcacAACAGCAGGCATCCTCTGCCCAGCAACGCTCCACTGACTCCTCCCCCGCCATCTCCATGGCCACCGGCCACCCTGGGGCCCGACCACCGCCTGCCCAGGTCCCTGTGGAGGTTCTTAAG GTTCAGACACACCTGGAGAATCCCACCAAGTACCACATCCAGGCTTCTCAGCGTCAGCAGGTCAAACATTACCTCTCCTCCACTCTGGGGAACAAACTGACCAGTCAGACAATGGGTGCTTCCCCTTCGCCTCAGTCTGGTTCTGCCCCTGAGCTCCAGCCTGCAGCCAGCAGCACTCCGAGCAGCCCCCTGGCTGTCCTAAGTCTGACCTCCAACAAAGAGGAG ATGGAAGATGTGATCGATGACATCATGAGTCTTCAGTCCAGTCTCAACGATGACTTCTTTACGCTGATCGACTCTGGCCTGCAGCTACCTAGCACT GAGCAGCAGCATGATAACAAAAGAAATAAGATGATTGAG CTTCCAGTGTCTGGAAACCTTCTGGATGTCTACCACACGGCAGGGGTGACTGCTCCAAACATCACCGTCTCCAACTCCTGCCCTGCGGACGTGCCTAATGTTAAGACTGAGTTAACCGGTACTG AGGTGGAGGCTAAGGCAATGATGAAGGAGCGACAGAAGAAAGACAATCACAACCAGA TTGAAAGACGGAGAAGGTTCAACATTAATGATCGCATCAAGGAGCTGGGAGCTCTCATCCCAAAATCTAGTGACCC ACCCCCCTGCTACGGAGACAGGGAGATGCGCTGGAACAAGGGCACCATCCTGAAGGCATCTGTGGACTACATCAGGAGGCTGCAGAAAGACCAGCAGAGAGCTAAGGAGATGGAGACCAAACAGAAGAAGTTGGAGCACAGCAACCGTAGCCTTCTGCTTCGTATACAG GAGCTAGAGATGCAGGCCCGCCTCCACGGAATCTCAACCCCCGCCTCCTCTTCCCTTGGCTCCTCCTCTTCGCACCTCAGCATATCACAGTCCATGGACCCCAGCACAGGCGACGTCCTCTCCAAGACCCTTCTGTCTCTGGGTGGTGGTTCAGGCCTGCAGGCCGCCTCCTCCTTCATGTCCCCGCCCCCCTCCGCCTCTCCGGTCGGTCTGATGAACATGGCCTCCCCTCTGGACCTGGACTCTCTAAGCTTCTCTGAGCTGGACGACCCGTCAACCCGGGCCTTCCACTCCTCCCTTCTGCCAGACATGGGCCTGGGGGACATCCTGATGGATGACGCAGGGATGGGGATGTCCCCGGTTGGGGGTCACGACCCCCTGCTGTCGTCAGTCTCTCCAGGAGCCTCCAAGACTTCTAGCCGTCGGAGCAGCTTCAGCATGGAGGAGGACTTATAA